GCCCGACTCCACCATCCTGGCCGACTACATCCTGAACCGCCTGGCGGGGTTGCTCTCGAACCTGCGGGTGATCCCGGAAAACATGGCCCGAAACCTGGAGGCCTCGTACGGGCTGTTCTACTCCCAGCGCGTGCTGGTGGCCCTGGTGGACCTGGGCCTGCCCCGGCAGAAGGCCTACGAGATGGTCCAGGCCGCGGCCATGCGCTCCTGGGACGCCAAGAGCCCGTTCAAGGACCAGGTGCTTGGCGATACGCAGATTCGTGAACACTTGACTCTAGAAACTCTTGAAAGATTGTTCGACCCCTGCTATTACTTGCGCTACGTAAGCGCCATATTCGACCGGGTGTTCGGCCAGGGACAGGAGTAATCGTGAAGGATTCCAAAGCGAAACTTGCGCGTCTGCTCATGGCGTTGTCTTACGTGGAGGGAGAGGTGACCCTCACCTCCGGCCGCAAGAGCGACTACTACTTCGACTGCAAACAGACCGCCCTCAACCCCGAGGGGGGCTATCTCATCGGCAAGCTGTTCCTCGACATGCTCACGGGCACGGGCGCTCACGCCGTGGCGGGCATGACCCTTGGGGCCGATCCGTTGGTCACGGCGGTGTCCGTGCTTTCGCACCTGGAGGGCAGCCCCCTGCCCGCGGTGATCATCCGCAAGCAGTCCAAGGGGCACGGCACCGACCAGTACCTGGAAGGCCTCAAAAACGTCGAGCC
This genomic stretch from Humidesulfovibrio mexicanus harbors:
- the pyrE gene encoding orotate phosphoribosyltransferase — protein: MALSYVEGEVTLTSGRKSDYYFDCKQTALNPEGGYLIGKLFLDMLTGTGAHAVAGMTLGADPLVTAVSVLSHLEGSPLPAVIIRKQSKGHGTDQYLEGLKNVEPGAEIALLEDVVTTGGTLVTSAERVRAAGFTVGAVLCVLDREEGGTQRLAEAGLTLKSIFTRKELLAAAKG